CGCTCGGGCTGGCCACCCCCGGCACCCTCACCGTCGGCAGCCTGTCCGACGCCCCGCCGACCAGCTGCATCGACGGCACCGGGCGGTTCACCGGCTTCGACGACGAGCTGCTGCGCGCGGTCGCGGCGAAGCTGGGGCTGCGGGTGGCGTTCGTGGGCACCGACTTCGCCGGGCTGCTCGCGCAGGTCGCCGCCGGGCGCTTCGACGTCGGCTCGGCGTCGATCGCGGCCACCGAGGCCCGCCGGCGCACCGTCGGGTTCACCAACGGCTACGACTTCGGCTACTACGCGCTGGTGGTGCCGCCGGACTCGGCGCTGACCGCGATGGACGAGCTGGGCCCGGGCCAGCGCATCGGGGTGGTGCAGGGCACCATCCAGGACGCCTACGTGGTGGACACCCTGGGGCTGGCGCCGGTGAAGTTCCCCGACTTCAACACCGTCTACGCCGCGCTGAAGACCGGCCAGCTCGACGCCTGGGTGGCCCCCGCCCAGCAGGCCGGCCAGCTGGTCCGCCCCGGCGACCCGGCGGTGATCGCGGCCACCACCGTCAGCGTCGACACGTTCGTGGCGTGGGCGGTGGCCCCGGGCAACCGGCCGCTGATCGACGCGCTCAACGCCGGGCTGGACGCGGTCATCGCCGACGGCACCTGGGCGCGGCTCTACGCCGACTGGGTGCCGCGCGAACTGCCGCCGGGCTGGCGGCCGGGCTCGCGGGCCGCCGCGGCCCCGCAGCTGCCGGATTTCGCCGCGATCGCCGCCGCCCGCCCGCACCGCGAGACCGGCGCCGCGGCGCCGTCGACGCTGCGCCAGCTGCGGGACTCGTTCTTCGACTGGCGGCTCTACCGCGAGGCGATCCCGGTGCTGCTGCGCACCGGGCTGCCCAACACCCTGCTGCTCACCGGGGCGGCGGCGGTGATCGGGCTGGTGCTGGGGCTGGTGCTGGCGCTGGCCGCGATCGCCCGGACCCGCTGGCTGCGCTGGCCGGCGCGGGTCTACACCGACATCTTCCGCGGCCTGCCCGAGGTGGTGATCATCCTGCTGATCGGGTTGGGGCTGGGCCCGGTGGTGGGCGGCGTGACCAACCACAACCCCTACCCGCTGGGCATCCTCGCGCTCGGGCTGATGGCCGCCGCCTACATCGGGGAGATCTTCCGCTCGGGCATCCAGAGCGTGGAGCCCGGCCAGATGGAGGCGGCCCGCGCCCTGGGGTTCGGCTACCCGGGCGCGATGCGGTTCGTGGTGGTGCCCCAGGGCATTCGCCGGGTGCTGCCGGCGCTGGTCAACCAGTTCATCGCACTGCTGAAGGCCTCGGCGCTGGTGTATTTCCTGGGGCTTTTGATCGAGCAGCGCGAACTGTTCCAGGTCGGCCGCGACCTCAACGCCCAGACCGGCAGCCTCTCCCCGCTGGTGGCCGCGGGGCTGTTCTACCTGGCGCTGACGATCCCGCTGACCCACCTGGTCAACGTCATCGACGCCCGGATGCGCCGGGGCCGGCCCCGCGCGCCCGATCCGGTCGCGTTGGCCCCGGCCGGTCAGGAGATGACGTGAGCGCCGCGGCGGTCTCGGTGCAGGGCCGCGACCTGCATCTGCGGCTGGGCGGGGCGACGGTGCTGCGCGGGGTCGACATCGAGGTCGCGGCCGGCACCACCACCGCGGTGATCGGGCCGTCCGGGTCGGGCAAGTCCAGCCTGCTGCGCACCCTGAACCGGCTGCACGAACCCGACCGCGGCGACATCCTGCTCGACGGGCGTTCGGTGCTCGCCGAGAACCCCGACCGGCTGCGCCGCCGCATCGGGATGGTGTTTCAGGGGTTCAACCTGTTTCCGCACCGCAGCGTGCTGCACAACGTCGCGCTCGGCCCGCGGCGGCTGCTCGGGCTCGACGACGCCGCCGCCACCGAGCGCGCGCTGACCCAGCTGGAGCGGGTGGGGCTGGGCGATTACGCGCCGCGGCGTCCCGAGGCGCTCTCCGGCGGCCAGCAGCAGCGGGTGGCGATCGCGCGGGCCCTGGCGATGGACCCGCAGGTGATGCTCTTCGACGAGCCCACCTCGGCGCTCGACCCCGAGCTGGTCAAAGGGGTGCTGGGGCTCATCGCCGACCTCGCCGGCGACGGGATGACGATGATCGTGGTCACCCACGAGATGGGGTTCGCGGCCTCCAGCTCCGATCAGGTGGTGTTCATCGACGACGGCCGGGTGGTGGAGGCCGGGGCGCCCGGGGAGCTGTTCGCCCACGCCCGCACCGACCGGTTGCGCCGGTTCCTGTCCCAAGTGCTTTGAGCACCACGGCCCCACGGCGTCGACCACCGGTTAAACTGGCTCATTATGGCAATGAGCGATGCCGCCCCACCGGAGGTGGCGGAGCTGGCGGAGGGACTGCACCGCACCCTGACCAAACTGTTCGCGATCCTGCGCCGCGGCGACACCAACCGCGACGCCACCGGGGATCTGACCCTGGCGCAACTGTCGATCCTCTACACCCTGCTCGGGCAGGGCCCGATGCGGATGACCGAACTGGCCGCCCACGAACGGGTGCGCACCCCCACCACCACCGTGGCGATCCGCCGCCTGGAGAAGATCGGCCTGGTCAAACGCTCCCGGGACCCGTCGGATCTGCGCGCGGTCCTCGTCGACATCACCCCCGAGGGCCTGGCGGTGCACCACGAATCGCTGGCGAACCGACGTGCCGCGCTCTCGGCGATGCTCAGCCAGCTCAGCCAGGCCGAGGTCGACGCGCTGGTCAACGCGTTGGTGCCGCTGGAGCGGCTGGCCGCCAGCGAGCCGACCCGCGGCGTGGGCGCCGGCTGCGAGGACCCGGTCCGCCCCGACGCCCTCGGCGGGTAGCGCGATGAGCGCCCGCCCCACCGCCCTGATCACCGGTGCCAGCAGCGGCATCGGCACCGCGATCGCCGCGGCGCTGGCCCCCACCCACGCCCTGGTGCTGGCCGGGCGGCCCTCGCCGCGGTTGCGCGCGGTCGCCGACCGGTTCGGCGCCGACACCGTGGCGCTCGACCTCGGCGCGGTGCACACCGCGGTCGATGCGGCGGGCCTGCCCGACGACCTCGACGTGCTGGTCCACAACGCCGGGGTGGCACTGCCGGCGCGGGTCGCCGAATCCGACGTGGCGCAGTGGCGCACCACCTTGGAGGTCAACGTCGTCGGCGCGGTCGGGCTGACCCTGGCGCTGCTGCCGGCGTTGCGCCGCGCCGGCGGGCAGGTGGTGTTCGTCAACTCCGGGTCGGGGCTGCGGTCCTCACCGGGGCTGGCGTCCTACTCGGCGAGCAAGGCGGCGTTGCGGGCGTTCGCCGACTCGCTGCGCGAGGACGAACCCGCCCTGCGGGTGACCAGTGTGCACCCGGGCCGCACCGACACCGCCATGCAGCGCACGCTGGTCGACTACGAGGGCGGCGACTACGACCCGGCGCGGTTCCTGCGGCCGGAGACCGTCGCCGCCGTGGTGGCCGACGCGGTGGCCACCCCGCCCGACGGGCACGTGCACCAGGTGGTGCTGCGGCCGCGCTGAGGTTTCACGGGAAACACCCCCGCACCGGGCGTCAGAGCACCAGGTTGACCAGCCGCCCGGGCACCACGATCACCTTCTTCGGGTCGGCGCCGCCGAGGAATCCGCGCACCTTCTCGTCGGCGAGGGCGGCGGCCTCCACCGCGGCGGCGTCGGCGTCGGCGGCCACCGTGATCAGCCCCCGCTTCTTGCCGTTGACCTGTACCGGGTAGTCGACGGTGTCGGCCACCAGATACGCCGGGTCGGCCTGCGGGAACGGTCCGTGGGCCAGCGAGGTGTCGTGGCCGAGCCGCGCCCACAGCTCCTCGGCCAGGTGCGGGGCCAGCGGCGCGAGCAGCAGCACCAGCGGTTCGACCGCCGCCCGCGCGCTCACCGCCTGCTTGGTCAGGTGGTTGGTGTACTCGATGAGCTTGGCGGCGGCGGTGTTGTTGCGCAGCGCCCGGTAGTCCTCGGTCACCCCGGCGATGGTGCGGTGCAGCAGCCGCAGCGTCGCCTCGTCGAGGGCCTCGTGGGCGGCGACGCGCACCGCGCCGGTCTGCTCGTCGACGACCAGGCGCCACACCCGCTGCAGGAACCGGAACGCCCCGACCACGTCCTTGGTCGCCCACGGCCGCGACGCCTCCAGCGGGCCCATCGACATCTCGTAGACCCGCAGGGTGTCGGCCCCGTAGTCGTCGCAGATCTGGTCCGGCGAGACCGAGTTCTTCAGGCTCTTGCCCATCTTGCCGAACTCCCGGCGCACCGCCACCTCGCCGTCGGGCCCGCGGTAGCAGTACCCGCCGTCGCGGGCCACGACGTCGGCGGCCGGCACGTACGCCCCGCGCGCGTCGGTGTAGGCGTCGGCCTGGATGTAGCCCTGGTTGACCAGACGCCGGTAGGGCTCCCGGGAGCTGACGTGGCCCAGGTCGTGCAGCACCTTGTGCCAGAACCGGGCGTAGAGCAGGTGCAGCACCGCGTGCTCGACCCCGCCGACGTAGAGATCGACCCCGCCGGGATCGTTGGGGCCGTGCTCGGCGGGCCGCGGCCCCATCCAGTACGCCTCGTTCTCCGGGGCGCAGAACTGCTCGGTGTTGAACGGGTCGACGTAGCGCAGCTCATACCAGGAGCTGCCGGCCCACTGCGGCATCACGTTGGTGTCGCGGGTGTAGGTCTGCAGACCGTCGCCGAGGTCGAGCTCGACGTGCACCCAGTCGCCAGCGGTGGCCAGCGGCGGGGCGGGTTCGCTGTCGGGGTCGTCGGGGTCGAACGCCACCGGCGCGTAGTCGGGCACGTCGGGCAGCTCCACCGGCAGCGCCGCGTCGTCGAGCGGGTGCGCGCGGCCGGCCGCGTCGTAGACGATCGGAAACGGCTCGCCCCAGTAGCGCTGCCGGGCGAACAGCCAGTCGCGCAGCTTGTACTGCACCCGGGCCCGGCCGTGCCCGGAGTGCTCCAGGCGCTCGGTGACCGCCGCCTGTGCGGCGGTCACCGTCATCCCGTCGAGGTAGTCGGAGTTGACCAGGGTGCCGTCACCGGGGTGCGCGGCGGTGCTGACGTCCCCGCCGGTGATCACCTCGACGATCGGCAGCCCGAACGCGGTGGCGAACTCCCAGTCGCGCTGATCGTGGCCGGGCACCGCCATGATCGCCCCGGTGCCGTAGCCGATCAGCACGTAGTCGGCGACGAAGATCGGGATCGCCGCCCCGTTGACCGGGTTGGTCGCCGTCGCACCGAGGAACACGCCGGTCTTGGTCTTGTTCTCCTGGCGTTCCAGGTCGGATTTCGCCGCGACCGCGCGACGGTAGGCGGCCACCGCCTCGACCGGGGTGGGCGCCGAATAGGTCCACGCCGGATCGACGCCGTCGGGCCAGGCCTCGGCGGTGAGCGCGTCGACCAGCGGATGTTCGGGCGCCAGAACCAGATACGTCGAGCCGAACAGTGTGTCGGGGCGGGTGGTGAACACCTCGACGGCGCCGGCCGCGGTGTCGAAGAGCACCTCCGCGCCCGACGAACGGCCGATCCAGTTGCGCTGCATGGTCTTGACCTTCTCCGGCCAGTCCAGGACGTCGAGGTCCTCCAGCAACCGCTCCGAGTAGGCGGTGATGCGCATCATCCACTGGCGCAACCGTTTCCGGAACACCGGGAAATTGCCGCGCTCGCTGCGGCCGTCGGCGGTGACCTCCTCGTTGGCCAGCACCGTGCCGAGTCCCGGGCACCAGTTCACCAGCGAGTCCGCCCGGTACACCAGGCGGTAGCCGTCGATCGCGTCGGCACGCTCCTCGGCCGACAGCGCCGAGAAGTCCCGTCCGTCGTCGAGAACCCGTGCCCCGGAATCCAGTTCATCGATGAGCTGTTGGATCGGCCGAGCCCTGTCGGTGTCGGGATCGAACCAGGAGTTGTAGATCTGCAGAAAGATCCACTGGGTCCACCGGTAGAAGTCCACGTCGGTCGTCGCCACGCCCCGGCGGGTGTCGTGCCCGAATCCCAGCCGGCCCACCTGGCGGCGGAAATTGACGATGTTGGACTCGGTGCGGACGCGCGGATGGGTGCCGGTCTGCGCCGCGTACTGCTCGGCGGGCAGCCCGAACGCGTCGAACCCCAACGTGTGCAACACGTTCCGTCCGGTCATCCGGTGGTAACGGGCGTAGACGTCGGTGGCGATGTAGCCCAGCGGATGCCCGACGTGCAGGCCGTCGCCGGACGGGTAGGGGAACATGTCCTGGACGAACATCTTGTCCGCCGGCAACGGCGCGCCGTCGGCCGGGGCCAGCTCCCCCACCGGGTTGGCGACGTGAAACGTGCCGCGCCGATCCCACTGCTGCTGCCAGGCCCGTTCGAGGCGCCCGGCCAGCGCCGCGGTGTACCGATACGGCGGTGCGGCGGGGTCGCTGGGCGCGCCGGGCGCGGACCCCGGGCCGGTCGTCGACGATTCGGTCACGTCCCACAGGGTATAAGGGCGCGCGCGAGGCCCCCGCGGGCCACGGGGGTCTCGATCGGGTTGCGGTCCGATCAGGGCCCGATTCCGGGTCGATACCGGCTCGGTTCCGATCGCATCGCGGCGCTGCCGGGGCGGCCACCGGCCGGTTAGTGTCGGCGCAGAACCCGGGGTGTCGGCCCCGAGCCGTTCGGAAGGACCGATGTCGAGATGTTGCACACCGCCCGTCGTTGGCCGGCGTTGACCGGGGTGCTGACCGCCGCGCTCGCCGCGGCGGTGACGTTCGGGCCGGTCGCGGCCGCCGACCCGGCGCCCGCCCCGCCGTCGCCGCAGCCGGCCCCGCTGACCCCCGACGCCCTGGCCCGGCACAACCCGGCCGCCGGGCCGGTGACCGCGCCGCGCCCGCAGATCGCCACCCCGGCGGCTCCGGCCGGGCCCACGACGCAGCCGCTGGTGCCGGCCACCTCCGACACGTTGCGCGAGTACCTGCAGGACCAGGGGGTGGAGCTGGAGCCGCAGCAGGCCGCCGGTTTCGACGCCCTGGACATCACCTTGCCGGTGCCGACCGGCTGGACCCGGGTGCCCGACCCGAACGTGCCGGACGCGTTCGTGGTGATCGCCAACCGCAACAGCAACTCGCTGTACACCTCCAACGCGGCACTGGTGGTCTACCGCCTGGTCGGCGACTTCGATGCCCGCGAAGCCATCACCCACGCCAACATCGAGACCCAGCAGCAGTCCGCGTGGCGCACCACCGACCAGGCGATCGCCGACTACAACGGCCAGCCCACGGCCCGCATCGAGGGCACGTTCCGCCAGAACGACATGACGCTGAACACCTCCCGGCACACCATCATCGCCGACTCCGGCGTCGAGGGCGCCGACGGCGCCGACCGCTACCTGGTGTCGCTGGCGGTGACCAACGCGGCCAACCTGGCGGTCAGCGACGCGACCGCCACCGAGGCGATCCTCACCGGGTTCTCGGTGCGCCCGCCGGCCGCCGCGACGCCGGGGCGCGCGCCGAACGCGCCCGCCGCACCGGCGGCACCCGCCGCACCGGCGGCACCCGCCGCACCGGCGGCGCCGGCGCCCACCGCGGCGGCCCCGGCGGCACCCGGCCCGGCGGCGCCGGTGCCCACCCCGCGCCGCTAGCCGGGCGGCCTTCTATCCTGGGATCCATGCTGATCGCCACGGTGCTGTGCTGCGGCGCGGCGCTGCTGGTGGCCGCGCGCGGGGTGTGGACGCTGACCCGCCCCGACACCGGCGACCCGGTGCAGCGGGTACTGCGCGCGGTGGCCCCGACCCAGCTGGCCGCCGCCAGCATGCTCGCCGTGGCCGGGGTGGCCGCCGCGGTGGCGCCGCGCGGCCCGGCGGTGGCGGTGCTGATCGTCGGGATCCTCGGCGCCGCCGGCACCGTCGCCGCCGGGATCTGG
This sequence is a window from Mycolicibacillus parakoreensis. Protein-coding genes within it:
- a CDS encoding ABC transporter substrate-binding protein/permease — protein: MTAASRARALGSALLALGAVAALVVPAPRAHAAPDQCVPPGVHSASAVPANLAATPGEPHRDTHTTATTVPVGDVDVAALGLATPGTLTVGSLSDAPPTSCIDGTGRFTGFDDELLRAVAAKLGLRVAFVGTDFAGLLAQVAAGRFDVGSASIAATEARRRTVGFTNGYDFGYYALVVPPDSALTAMDELGPGQRIGVVQGTIQDAYVVDTLGLAPVKFPDFNTVYAALKTGQLDAWVAPAQQAGQLVRPGDPAVIAATTVSVDTFVAWAVAPGNRPLIDALNAGLDAVIADGTWARLYADWVPRELPPGWRPGSRAAAAPQLPDFAAIAAARPHRETGAAAPSTLRQLRDSFFDWRLYREAIPVLLRTGLPNTLLLTGAAAVIGLVLGLVLALAAIARTRWLRWPARVYTDIFRGLPEVVIILLIGLGLGPVVGGVTNHNPYPLGILALGLMAAAYIGEIFRSGIQSVEPGQMEAARALGFGYPGAMRFVVVPQGIRRVLPALVNQFIALLKASALVYFLGLLIEQRELFQVGRDLNAQTGSLSPLVAAGLFYLALTIPLTHLVNVIDARMRRGRPRAPDPVALAPAGQEMT
- a CDS encoding SDR family oxidoreductase; translation: MSARPTALITGASSGIGTAIAAALAPTHALVLAGRPSPRLRAVADRFGADTVALDLGAVHTAVDAAGLPDDLDVLVHNAGVALPARVAESDVAQWRTTLEVNVVGAVGLTLALLPALRRAGGQVVFVNSGSGLRSSPGLASYSASKAALRAFADSLREDEPALRVTSVHPGRTDTAMQRTLVDYEGGDYDPARFLRPETVAAVVADAVATPPDGHVHQVVLRPR
- the leuS gene encoding leucine--tRNA ligase, giving the protein MTESSTTGPGSAPGAPSDPAAPPYRYTAALAGRLERAWQQQWDRRGTFHVANPVGELAPADGAPLPADKMFVQDMFPYPSGDGLHVGHPLGYIATDVYARYHRMTGRNVLHTLGFDAFGLPAEQYAAQTGTHPRVRTESNIVNFRRQVGRLGFGHDTRRGVATTDVDFYRWTQWIFLQIYNSWFDPDTDRARPIQQLIDELDSGARVLDDGRDFSALSAEERADAIDGYRLVYRADSLVNWCPGLGTVLANEEVTADGRSERGNFPVFRKRLRQWMMRITAYSERLLEDLDVLDWPEKVKTMQRNWIGRSSGAEVLFDTAAGAVEVFTTRPDTLFGSTYLVLAPEHPLVDALTAEAWPDGVDPAWTYSAPTPVEAVAAYRRAVAAKSDLERQENKTKTGVFLGATATNPVNGAAIPIFVADYVLIGYGTGAIMAVPGHDQRDWEFATAFGLPIVEVITGGDVSTAAHPGDGTLVNSDYLDGMTVTAAQAAVTERLEHSGHGRARVQYKLRDWLFARQRYWGEPFPIVYDAAGRAHPLDDAALPVELPDVPDYAPVAFDPDDPDSEPAPPLATAGDWVHVELDLGDGLQTYTRDTNVMPQWAGSSWYELRYVDPFNTEQFCAPENEAYWMGPRPAEHGPNDPGGVDLYVGGVEHAVLHLLYARFWHKVLHDLGHVSSREPYRRLVNQGYIQADAYTDARGAYVPAADVVARDGGYCYRGPDGEVAVRREFGKMGKSLKNSVSPDQICDDYGADTLRVYEMSMGPLEASRPWATKDVVGAFRFLQRVWRLVVDEQTGAVRVAAHEALDEATLRLLHRTIAGVTEDYRALRNNTAAAKLIEYTNHLTKQAVSARAAVEPLVLLLAPLAPHLAEELWARLGHDTSLAHGPFPQADPAYLVADTVDYPVQVNGKKRGLITVAADADAAAVEAAALADEKVRGFLGGADPKKVIVVPGRLVNLVL
- a CDS encoding amino acid ABC transporter ATP-binding protein, whose product is MSAAAVSVQGRDLHLRLGGATVLRGVDIEVAAGTTTAVIGPSGSGKSSLLRTLNRLHEPDRGDILLDGRSVLAENPDRLRRRIGMVFQGFNLFPHRSVLHNVALGPRRLLGLDDAAATERALTQLERVGLGDYAPRRPEALSGGQQQRVAIARALAMDPQVMLFDEPTSALDPELVKGVLGLIADLAGDGMTMIVVTHEMGFAASSSDQVVFIDDGRVVEAGAPGELFAHARTDRLRRFLSQVL
- a CDS encoding LpqN/LpqT family lipoprotein: MLHTARRWPALTGVLTAALAAAVTFGPVAAADPAPAPPSPQPAPLTPDALARHNPAAGPVTAPRPQIATPAAPAGPTTQPLVPATSDTLREYLQDQGVELEPQQAAGFDALDITLPVPTGWTRVPDPNVPDAFVVIANRNSNSLYTSNAALVVYRLVGDFDAREAITHANIETQQQSAWRTTDQAIADYNGQPTARIEGTFRQNDMTLNTSRHTIIADSGVEGADGADRYLVSLAVTNAANLAVSDATATEAILTGFSVRPPAAATPGRAPNAPAAPAAPAAPAAPAAPAAPAPTAAAPAAPGPAAPVPTPRR
- a CDS encoding MarR family winged helix-turn-helix transcriptional regulator, whose translation is MAMSDAAPPEVAELAEGLHRTLTKLFAILRRGDTNRDATGDLTLAQLSILYTLLGQGPMRMTELAAHERVRTPTTTVAIRRLEKIGLVKRSRDPSDLRAVLVDITPEGLAVHHESLANRRAALSAMLSQLSQAEVDALVNALVPLERLAASEPTRGVGAGCEDPVRPDALGG